A window of the Brassica napus cultivar Da-Ae chromosome C5, Da-Ae, whole genome shotgun sequence genome harbors these coding sequences:
- the LOC106425104 gene encoding outer mitochondrial transmembrane helix translocase-like codes for MACYGVDTDGVNIAKDEFERNFVSALVAPGEIGVKFDDIGALEHVKKTLNDRAKAYCYLVLLVLVRRFAKALATEAGANFISITSSSLTSKWFGDAEKLTKDLFSFASKLVPPVIIFVNEVDSLLDACGGSSEHESTQMMRNEFMTAWDGFRSKDSQRIHILGATSRPFDLDRLPRRIYVDLPDEENWLKILNIILNQENIETGFEFEKLAKETEGVGKVSG; via the exons ATGGCTTGTTATGGTGTGGACACTGATGGCGTG AACATAGCAAAGGATGAGTTTGAAAGAAACTTTGTCTCAGCTTTAGTTGCTCCTGGAGAAATTGGTGTCAAGTTTGACGACATTGGTGCTCTCGAACATGTGAAGAAGACACTGAATGA CCGTGCAAAGGCATATTGCTATTTGGTCCTCCTGGTACTGGTAAGACGTTTCGCCAAAGCCCTTGCTACAGAGGCTGGAGCAAACTTCATTAGCATAACTAGCTCATCGCTTACATCAAAG TGGTTTGGAGATGCAGAGAAGCTCACGAAAGATTTGTTCTCATTTGCAAGCAAACTAGTGCCGCCCGTGATTATTTTTGTCAATGAG GTTGACAGTTTGTTAGACGCTTGTGGTGGTTCTAGCGAGCATGAATCAACTCAGATGATGAGAAACGAGTTCATGACAGCTTGGGATGGATTCAGGTCAAAAGATAGCCAAAGGATACACATCCTCGGTGCCACCAGCAGACCATTTGATCTTGATCGTCTACCAAGAAG GATATATGTCGATTTACCAGATGAGGAGAACTGGTTGAagattttgaatattattttgaatCAAGAAAATATTGAAACAGGTTTTGAGTTTGAGAAACTTGCAAAAGAAACTGAAGGTGTTGGGAAAGTTAGCGGATAA
- the LOC106425083 gene encoding methionine aminotransferase BCAT4: protein MAPSALSLPTSVSDEKYANVKWEELGFGFCRTDNMYVAKCKHGESFQEGKIVPYADLQISPCSAVLNYGQGLYEGLKAYRTEDGRIVLFRPDQNALRLQSGANRLCMPYPTVDQFVSAVKQVVLANKKWIPPPGRGTLYIRPILFGSGPILGSLPVPEYTFTVFACPVGRYHKDNTGLNLKIEDKFRRAFPSGTGGVKSITNYSPVWITLAEAKAQGFSDVLFLDAATGKNVEELFASNVFIVKGNVVSTPEISGTILPGVTRKSVIELTRDFGYKVEERVVPVEDLLDAEEVFCTGTAAIVTTIASVTFKEKKTEFKTGDKTLAAKLFATLTDIQMGRVEDKKGWIVELTDATKPGLKL, encoded by the exons ATGGCTCCTTCTGCGCTATCTCTTCCTACAAG tgTTTCGGATGAGAAATACGCGAATGTGAAGTGGGAAGAATTAGGATTCGGGTTTTGTCGTACCGACAACATGTATGTTGCCAAGTGCAAACATGGAGAGAGTTTCCAAGAGGGGAAAATCGTTCCCTATGCTGATTTACAAATCAGCCCTTGCTCTGCAGTTCTTAACTATGGCCAG GGCTTATATGAAGGGCTTAAGGCGTACAGGACAGAAGATGGCCGGATTGTGCTATTCCGACCAGACCAAAACGCTCTCCGCCTTCAATCGGGTGCCAACAGACTTTGTATGCCTTATCCCACGGTCGATCAATTCGTCTCCGCCGTCAAACAAGTTGTTCTTGCCAACAAGAAATGG attCCTCCTCCGGGGAGAGGAACATTGTATATCAGACCAATCTTGTTTGGTAGTGGTCCTATACTTGGCTCACTTCCTGTTCCCGAGTACACCTTCACAGTGTTTGCATGTCCCGTTGGACGTTATCACAAG GATAACACGGGGTTGAACCTGAAAATTGAAGATAAGTTTCGTCGTGCTTTTCCAAGTGGAACCGGTGGTGTTAAGAGTATCACAAACTATTCTCCT GTTTGGATAACATTAGCAGAGGCGAAAGCGCAAGGTTTCTctgatgttttgtttttggatgcTGCAACTGGCAAAAACGTCGAAGAGCTTTTCGCTTCTAACGTTTTCATAGTCAAg GGAAATGTTGTGTCGACTCCAGAGATTTCAGGAACAATATTGCCCGGAGTCACACGTAAAAGTGTCATCGAATTAACTCGTGATTTCGGCTACAAG GTTGAGGAACGTGTTGTTCCCGTTGAGGATCTTCTCGATGCAGAAGAAGTTTTCTGCACTGGAACTGCTGCAATTGTGACAACTATTGCGTCCGTAACCTTCAAGGAGAAAAA GACTGAATTCAAAACAGGTGATAAGACATTGGCTGCGAAGCTCTTTGCGACGTTAACGGATATCCAGATGGGCCGGGTCGAGGATAAGAAGGGGTGGATAGTGGAGCTGACTGATGCCACCAAACCAGGGTTGAAACTTTGA
- the LOC106425149 gene encoding uncharacterized protein LOC106425149, with product MDPCSFVRIIVGNLAVRFPAPSSSSSSSAPSVSGISTSSTSPPNCYCKIKFKSFPRQIVSAPVIFRTESESETRCSTVAAFFSLSKYQIKASLNKPKLSVLSVETYSRGEGVTGASCGLASASEKLLGRFEVSLDLKAAETKTCLAHNGWVALRGKRRNKTGPDPELHVSVRVEPDPRFVFQFYGEPECSPQVFQVQGNTKQAVFTCKFGARNSGSGDRNLLHSSSMMSETRSSCISSMKSEKEQPSKERKGWSVTVHDLSGSPVAMASMVTPFVPSPGSNRVTRSSPGAWLILRPDGCTWKPWGRLEAWREAGYSDSLGYRFELFQDGIATEVSASSSISLKNGGSFVIDVTGGTTTAGSTPTTSPQGSLDLGSGSSSGSRPASRPGSGSGSDFGYLLPQHPAQSRGFVMSASVEGVGKQSKPEVEVGVTHVTCTEDAAAHVALAAAVDLSLDACRLFSQKLRKELRQQSQLGVV from the exons ATGGATCCGTGCTCTTTCGTACGGATCATAGTCGGGAACTTAGCCGTTAGATTCCCGGcgccgtcttcttcttcttcttcatctgcaCCGTCTGTTTCCGGAATCAGTACTTCCTCCACATCACCTCCTAACTGCTACTGCAAAATCAAATTCAAGAGCTTCCCTCGCCAAATCGTCTCTGCTCCGGTTATCTTCCGAACCGAATCTGAATCCGAGACGCGTTGCTCAACCGTCGCAGCTTTCTTCAGTCTAAGCAAATATCAGATCAAGGCATCTTTGAATAAGCCTAAGTTAAGCGTCCTCTCCGTCGAGACATACTCACGCGGTGAAGGCGTTACTGGCGCGTCGTGTGGACTCGCTTCCGCGAGTGAGAAGCTGCTCGGACGGTTCGAGGTTTCGCTGGATTTGAAAGCTGCGGAGACGAAGACGTGTTTGGCGCATAACGGATGGGTCGCTTTGAGGGGGAAAAGGAGGAATAAGACTGGACCGGATCCGGAGCTCCACGTTAGCGTACGGGTTGAACCCGACCCGAGATTCGTGTTTCAGTTCTACGGCGAGCCAGAGTGTAGCCCTCAGGTTTTCCAAGTACAAGGAAACACCAAACAAGCCGTGTTCACTTGCAAGTTCGGCGCTAGAAACTCCGGTTCCGGCGATCGGAATCTTCTTCACAG TTCGTCAATGATGTCTGAAACGAGGAGTAGTTGCATATCTTCGATGAAATCGGAGAAGGAACAGCCTTCGAAGGAGAGAAAAGGTTGGTCGGTAACGGTCCATGATCTCTCCGGGTCACCCGTAGCGATGGCCTCCATGGTAACACCTTTCGTTCCATCCCCCGGTTCGAACCGCGTGACGCGATCGAGTCCCGGCGCGTGGCTTATTCTCCGACCCGACGGTTGCACGTGGAAGCCATGGGGACGACTAGAGGCATGGCGTGAAGCTGGTTACTCTGATTCACTCGGTTACCGATTCGAGCTTTTCCAAGACGGAATCGCCACCGAGGTCTCCGCATCGTCGTCTATAAGTTTGAAAAATGGCGGGAGTTTTGTTATTGACGTCACCGGCGGGACTACCACCGCGGGATCCACGCCGACAACGAGTCCTCAGGGAAGTTTGGATCTCGGATCCGGTTCCAGCTCCGGGTCGAGACCCGCGTCGAGACCAGGATCAGGGTCCGGGTCGGATTTCGGATATTTACTGCCGCAGCATCCGGCGCAGAGCAGAGGGTTCGTGATGTCGGCTTCGGTGGAAGGAGTGGGGAAACAGAGCAAACCGGAGGTGGAAGTCGGCGTGACGCACGTGACATGCACGGAGGATGCAGCAGCGCACGTGGCGTTAGCTGCGGCGGTGGATCTGAGTTTGGATGCTTGCAGGCTGTTTTCTCAGAAGCTAAGGAAAGAGCTGAGACAGCAGAGCCAGCTTGGTGTCGTTTGA
- the LOC106425130 gene encoding eukaryotic initiation factor 4A-III homolog isoform X1, which translates to MAEANPGRGGGRRSGGPMDDDKLVFETTEGIEPITNFNDMGIKEDVLRGVYEYGFEKPSAIQQRAVMPILQGRDVIAQAQSGTGKTSMIALSVCQIVDTSSREVQALILSPTRELASQTEKTIQAIGLHANIQAHACIGGKSVGEDIRKLENGVHVVSGTPGRVCDMIKRRSLRTRAIKLLILDESDEMLSRGFKDQIYDVYRYLPPDLQVCLVSATLPHEILEMTSKFMTEPVKILVKRDELTLEGIKQFFVAVEKEEWKFDTLCDLYDTLTITQAVIFCNTKRKVDWLSEKMRTNNFTVSSMHGDMPQKERDEIMNQFRSGDSRVLITTDVWARGIDVQQVSLVINYDLPNNRELYIHRIGRSGRFGRKGVAINFVKSDDIKILRDIEQYYSTQIDEMPMNVADLI; encoded by the exons ATGGCGGAAGCGAATCCTGGCCGTGGAGGTGGAAGAAGAAGCGGTGGACCAATGGACGACGACAAATTGGTCTTCGAGACGACGGAAGGGATCGAGCCCATCACGAATTTCAACGACATGGGGATCAAGGAGGACGTTCTCCGCGGCGTCTACGAGTACGGTTTCGAGAAGCCCTCTGCGATTCAGCAGAGAGCGGTCATGCCGATTCTCCAAGGTCGAGATGTGATCGCTCAGGCTCAGTCCGGTACCGGAAAGACCTCAATGATTGCTCTCTCCGTCTGCCAAATCGTTGACACTTCGTCTAGAGA AGTTCAGGCGTTGATATTGTCGCCAACTAGAGAGTTGGCTTCACAGACGGAGAAGACTATTCAAGCTATTGGGTTACACGCTAATATCCAGGCGCATGCGTGTATTGGTGGGAAGAGCGTTGGAGAGGATATCAGGAAGCTGGAGAATGGTGTCCATGTTGTGTCTGGGACACCTGGTCGTGTTTGTGATATGATTAAGAGGAGGAGTCTGCGTACCAGAGCTATTAAGCTTTTGATTCTTGATGAGTCTGATGAGATGCTTAGCAGAGGGTTCAAGGACCAAATCTATGATGTTTACAGATATCTTCCACCTGATCTTCAG GTTTGCTTGGTTTCTGCAACTCTTCCTCACGAGATTTTGGAGATGACATCCAAGTTTATGACTGAACCAGTGAAGATCCTTGTGAAGCGTGATGAGTTGACTCTTGAG GGCATTAAACAATTTTTCGTTGCTGTTGAGAAAGAGGAGTGGAAATTTGATACACTCTGTGATCTTTATGACACACTTACTATCACTCAAGCTGTTATCTTCTGCAACACAAAAAGAAAG GTGGATTGGCTAAGTGAGAAAATGAGGACTAACAACTTCACAGTCTCATCGATGCATGGTGACATGCCTCAGAAGGAGAGAGACGAGATCATGAACCAGTTTCGGTCAGGCGACAGTCGTGTTTTGATCACGACAGATGTATGGGCACGTGGGATTGATGTGCAGCAA GTTTCTCTTGTCATAAATTATGATCTCCCCAACAACCGTGAGCTCTACATCCACCGTATTGGACGATCTGGTCGATTCGGGCGTAAG GGTGTTGCGATCAACTTTGTTAAAAGCGACGACATAAAGATCCTCCGAGACATTGAGCAGTACTACAGTACCCAGATTGACGAGATGCCAATGAATGTAGCTGATCTTATCTAA
- the LOC106425130 gene encoding eukaryotic initiation factor 4A-III homolog isoform X2: protein MAEANPGRGGGRRSGGPMDDDKLVFETTEGIEPITNFNDMGIKEDVLRGVYEYGFEKPSAIQQRAVMPILQGRDVIAQAQSGTGKTSMIALSVCQIVDTSSREVQALILSPTRELASQTEKTIQAIGLHANIQAHACIGGKSVGEDIRKLENGVHVVSGTPGRVCDMIKRRSLRTRAIKLLILDESDEMLSRGFKDQIYDVYRYLPPDLQVCLVSATLPHEILEMTSKFMTEPVKILVKRDELTLEGIKQFFVAVEKEEWKFDTLCDLYDTLTITQAVIFCNTKRKVDWLSEKMRTNNFTVSSMHGDMPQKERDEIMNQFRSGDSRVLITTDVWARGIDVQQVSLVINYDLPNNRELYIHRIGRSGRFGRCCDQLC, encoded by the exons ATGGCGGAAGCGAATCCTGGCCGTGGAGGTGGAAGAAGAAGCGGTGGACCAATGGACGACGACAAATTGGTCTTCGAGACGACGGAAGGGATCGAGCCCATCACGAATTTCAACGACATGGGGATCAAGGAGGACGTTCTCCGCGGCGTCTACGAGTACGGTTTCGAGAAGCCCTCTGCGATTCAGCAGAGAGCGGTCATGCCGATTCTCCAAGGTCGAGATGTGATCGCTCAGGCTCAGTCCGGTACCGGAAAGACCTCAATGATTGCTCTCTCCGTCTGCCAAATCGTTGACACTTCGTCTAGAGA AGTTCAGGCGTTGATATTGTCGCCAACTAGAGAGTTGGCTTCACAGACGGAGAAGACTATTCAAGCTATTGGGTTACACGCTAATATCCAGGCGCATGCGTGTATTGGTGGGAAGAGCGTTGGAGAGGATATCAGGAAGCTGGAGAATGGTGTCCATGTTGTGTCTGGGACACCTGGTCGTGTTTGTGATATGATTAAGAGGAGGAGTCTGCGTACCAGAGCTATTAAGCTTTTGATTCTTGATGAGTCTGATGAGATGCTTAGCAGAGGGTTCAAGGACCAAATCTATGATGTTTACAGATATCTTCCACCTGATCTTCAG GTTTGCTTGGTTTCTGCAACTCTTCCTCACGAGATTTTGGAGATGACATCCAAGTTTATGACTGAACCAGTGAAGATCCTTGTGAAGCGTGATGAGTTGACTCTTGAG GGCATTAAACAATTTTTCGTTGCTGTTGAGAAAGAGGAGTGGAAATTTGATACACTCTGTGATCTTTATGACACACTTACTATCACTCAAGCTGTTATCTTCTGCAACACAAAAAGAAAG GTGGATTGGCTAAGTGAGAAAATGAGGACTAACAACTTCACAGTCTCATCGATGCATGGTGACATGCCTCAGAAGGAGAGAGACGAGATCATGAACCAGTTTCGGTCAGGCGACAGTCGTGTTTTGATCACGACAGATGTATGGGCACGTGGGATTGATGTGCAGCAA GTTTCTCTTGTCATAAATTATGATCTCCCCAACAACCGTGAGCTCTACATCCACCGTATTGGACGATCTGGTCGATTCGGGC GGTGTTGCGATCAACTTTGTTAA